One window from the genome of Glycine soja cultivar W05 chromosome 12, ASM419377v2, whole genome shotgun sequence encodes:
- the LOC114379858 gene encoding rac-like GTP-binding protein RAC2 isoform X1, protein MSTARFIKCVTVGDGAVGKTCMLISYTSNTFPTDYVPTVFDNFSANVVVDGSTVNLGLWDTAGQEDYNRLRPLSYRGADVFLLAFSLLSRASYENISKKWIPELRHYAPTVPIVLVGTKLDLREDRQYLIDHPGATPITTAQGEELKKAIGAAVYIECSSKTQQNVKAVFDAAIKVVLQPPKPKKKRKKNRTCVFL, encoded by the exons ATGAGTACAGCAAGATTCATCAAGTGTGTTACTGTCGGAGATGGAGCCGTGGGAAAGACCTGTATGCTCATCTCTTACACCAGCAACACATTCCCCACG gattatgtTCCTACAGTTTTTGACAACTTCAGTGCAAATGTGGTGGTTGATGGAAGCACAGTTAATCTCGGATTATGGGACACTGCTG GACAGGAGGATTACAACAGGCTTAGGCCCTTGAGCTACAGAGGAGCAGATGTGTTTTTGCTTGCATTTTCCCTCCTCAGCAGAGCCAGCTATGAAAATATCTCTAAGAAG TGGATTCCTGAACTGAGACATTATGCCCCCACTGTGCCAATTGTACTTGTGGGAACCAAACTTG ATTTGAGGGAAGATAGGCAGTATTTGATTGATCATCCTGGAGCCACACCTATAACTACTGCTCAG GGAGAAGAGCTGAAGAAGGCAATTGGTGCTGCTGTGTACATAGAATGCAGCTCAAAGACTCAGCAG AATGTGAAGGCTGTGTTTGATGCTGCAATCAAGGTTGTTTTGCAGCCACCAAagccaaagaaaaaaagaaagaagaacagGACATGCGTTTTCCTTTAA
- the LOC114379858 gene encoding rac-like GTP-binding protein RAC2 isoform X2, translating to MSTARFIKCVTVGDGAVGKTCMLISYTSNTFPTDYVPTVFDNFSANVVVDGSTVNLGLWDTAGQEDYNRLRPLSYRGADVFLLAFSLLSRASYENISKKWIPELRHYAPTVPIVLVGTKLDLREDRQYLIDHPGATPITTAQAGRRAEEGNWCCCVHRMQLKDSAECEGCV from the exons ATGAGTACAGCAAGATTCATCAAGTGTGTTACTGTCGGAGATGGAGCCGTGGGAAAGACCTGTATGCTCATCTCTTACACCAGCAACACATTCCCCACG gattatgtTCCTACAGTTTTTGACAACTTCAGTGCAAATGTGGTGGTTGATGGAAGCACAGTTAATCTCGGATTATGGGACACTGCTG GACAGGAGGATTACAACAGGCTTAGGCCCTTGAGCTACAGAGGAGCAGATGTGTTTTTGCTTGCATTTTCCCTCCTCAGCAGAGCCAGCTATGAAAATATCTCTAAGAAG TGGATTCCTGAACTGAGACATTATGCCCCCACTGTGCCAATTGTACTTGTGGGAACCAAACTTG ATTTGAGGGAAGATAGGCAGTATTTGATTGATCATCCTGGAGCCACACCTATAACTACTGCTCAGGCAG GGAGAAGAGCTGAAGAAGGCAATTGGTGCTGCTGTGTACATAGAATGCAGCTCAAAGACTCAGCAG AATGTGAAGGCTGTGTTTGA
- the LOC114379857 gene encoding pentatricopeptide repeat-containing protein At1g06270 produces the protein MVMVAMMHYRFLLCFRPILNRCPLGRSVSSLQNLEQAVRAEVEAKNYIKIPELLISSDACQISNPFSFFSSFPQNIRVQIVDEMLQSLIPIRPRSKAQLTYSYLLSYTLQSSHPFPLALAVLQRTLRSGCVPVPQTHVLLSSAWLDQHCLSHSVANILLQMQSIGYHPDCGTCNYLLSSLCAVDQLEEAVKVLRGMGGAGCIPDSSSYGAVIGAMCRVRKTAKALDLMKQMVVQYGLTPGQGTLVKLLAALRANREIWKAVEMIEFLEKEGNSVGFESYELVIEGCLEKREYVLAAKVATGMTERGFIPYIRVRQKIIEGLASIDEWNLACAVRQRFAALKS, from the coding sequence ATGGTGATGGTAGCAATGATGCACTATAGATTTCTTCTTTGTTTCCGCCCTATTCTGAACCGATGTCCTTTAGGTCGTTCAGTGTCTTCATTGCAAAATCTTGAGCAGGCTGTTAGAGCGGAAGTAGAAGCcaaaaactatattaaaattcCTGAGCTTCTCATTTCCTCGGATGCCTGCCAAATATCAAatcccttttctttcttttcttcatttcctcAGAACATACGAGTGCAAATTGTTGATGAAATGCTGCAATCTTTAATACCTATCAGACCACGTTCGAAGGCCCAGCTAACTTATTCGTATCTTCTTTCTTACACCCTTCAAAGCTCCCATCCCTTCCCCCTTGCACTAGCTGTCCTACAACGGACTTTACGTTCTGGTTGCGTTCCAGTTCCTCAGACCCATGTTCTCCTCTCATCTGCTTGGTTGGACCAGCATTGTCTGTCTCATTCTGTAGCTAATATTTTACTTCAGATGCAATCAATTGGATATCATCCTGACTGTGGGACTTGTAATTATCTACTATCATCTCTATGTGCGGTTGATCAACTAGAGGAGGCAGTTAAAGTCCTGAGGGGCATGGGTGGGGCAGGATGTATTCCAGATTCGAGTAGTTATGGCGCTGTAATTGGTGCGATGTGCAGAGTGAGAAAGACTGCTAAGGCACTGGATTTGATGAAGCAAATGGTGGTCCAATACGGTTTAACCCCAGGACAGGGAACACTGGTGAAATTGCTGGCAGCATTACGGGCAAACAGGGAAATATGGAAGGCTGTTGAGATGATTGAATTCCTGGAGAAAGAGGGTAACTCTGTTGGATTTGAGAGTTATGAGTTAGTCATTGAAGGGTGCTTGGAGAAACGTGAGTATGTTTTGGCTGCGAAGGTTGCAACAGGAATGACAGAAAGAGGTTTTATACCATATATCAGGGTCAGGCAGAAGATTATCGAAGGCTTGGCCAGTATCGATGAGTGGAATTTAGCTTGTGCTGTGAGACAAAGATTTGCAGCACTTAAATCTTAG